Proteins encoded within one genomic window of Odocoileus virginianus isolate 20LAN1187 ecotype Illinois chromosome 2, Ovbor_1.2, whole genome shotgun sequence:
- the IL36G gene encoding interleukin-36 gamma — MDRPRPAVVSDWNQQVWILQGQTLLAVPWSNSVGPVTVTVMPCKYPESLEKDKGIPIYLGVKQPEMCLYCEDIGGKPKLQLKNQKIVDLYNQAKPVKPFLFYHETIGRTSTFESVAFPGWFIASSETNQPIFLISKLGNVYNTAFQLNFKV, encoded by the exons ATGGATCGTCCCAGACCTGCAGTAGTCTCCGACTGGAATCAGCAGGTGTGGATCCTTCAGGGTCAGACCCTCTTGGCAGTTCCTTGGAGCAACAGTGTGGGGCCAG TCACTGTCACCGTTATGCCATGCAAGTATCCGGAGTCTCTTGAGAAAGACAAAGGGATTCCTATTTATTTGGGAGTAAAGCAGCCAGAAATGTGTCTATATTGTGAGGACATTGGTGGAAAGCCCAAATTGCAGTTGAAG AACCAGAAGATAGTGGATCTGTACAACCAAGCCAAGCCTGTGAAGCCATTCCTTTTCTACCATGAAACGATAGGCAGGACCTCCACATTTGAGTCTGTGGCCTTTCCTGGATGGTTCATTGCCTCTTCTGAGACAAACCAGCCCATCTTTCTCATTTCCAAGCTGGGGAACGTGTACAATACTGCCTTCCAACTAAATTTCAAGGTTTGA